The following proteins come from a genomic window of Gimesia chilikensis:
- a CDS encoding MoaD/ThiS family protein, protein MARVCFTPNLERHLACAAAEVSGTSVREALDQVFENQQQLRGYILDDQNRLRQHMVIFIDGKTIVDRVHLSDAVSPDSEIYVMQALSGG, encoded by the coding sequence ATGGCTCGAGTCTGTTTTACCCCCAACCTGGAACGCCACCTGGCCTGCGCTGCAGCGGAGGTCTCCGGTACTTCCGTACGTGAAGCACTGGACCAGGTGTTTGAAAATCAACAGCAGCTAAGGGGTTACATTCTCGACGACCAGAATCGGCTGCGGCAGCACATGGTGATTTTTATCGACGGGAAAACCATCGTCGACCGGGTTCATCTCAGCGATGCCGTCTCGCCTGACAGTGAAATTTACGTGATGCAGGCACTCTCCGGCGGTTAA
- a CDS encoding PAS domain S-box protein, whose amino-acid sequence MSHAKTSELLDEVTRLRRRVGELEQKHRRIDAAETPVTKGPVGVTSYQTGRDHSLLDALPCAVCECDLSGTILFANTTFAELHGYPQVELTGRYYADLVADERDRAACRAALEQLGAGKISSHTQELVHCRQDGKRVSVEVKWQCQRDASDAVTGLLAVVNEVSKTVTGGEQEIDLAGQYFRLVREMILVIDAEQKITLINPHGCRLLEAEESVILGMNWFDHFLPVSNREEVRTLFDQLMHGENRPVEFFENDIQTATGKVKRVAWHNSILRDDTDNIIGVLSVGIDITERLEDQQALRESRQIFQQISEHVNELLWVSSADLQKVYYVSPKYEDFWGQPCQSIYDDPHLWMERIHPDDRERLLQSMNRKIQGDFSETEFPQFRVVHPDGSFRWLEARSFPVYNEQQEVTRMVGIIEDITQRKQDEDAILRENEELEARVRRRTAELARKTAQLKALFQGLPDLVLVVDRRGEIINFNNRHPEYVLSDGDLTSGNKLWDLLPEEIRLPFTEAIQRVHIDRRRESFDYPLIIKGQQRWCRARVQPYLQDEILIIVEDISEQKFAEIELNRTHEKLSEAQRQAHIGSWEWNLIDDTLWWSDEVFRIFGVNPDSFALTYPAFLATVHPEDRALIDRSVAQTLEYDLPCSIEHRIILPDGAIRYVHERGFLKRNAAGEVVSMHGSAQDVTERYETAHKTQEYRDSLAHASRLAVMGELTAGISHELNQPLTAIANYSSAMKTRIEQGQDVSDLVQRIEALSHRSGDIVRRLKSMAEKRPQELMRFNILDSIRSTLQLIEYELRQKQIDVQLVSESRMSVVYADRVQIEQVLSNLFLNAMDAMSEIPVSRKLTIEVAPAGEFMVRVTVSDTGPGVPDEFVGQLFTPFTTTKEGGLGIGLSLSRSLVEASGGKICFSSKSDSGASFDVFLPCRKMDE is encoded by the coding sequence ATGTCACACGCTAAGACGTCGGAACTTCTGGATGAAGTGACTCGCCTCCGCCGCCGTGTTGGAGAACTGGAGCAGAAGCATCGCAGGATTGATGCTGCAGAAACACCTGTTACCAAGGGGCCCGTGGGGGTCACTTCGTATCAGACAGGTCGGGATCATTCGCTGCTCGACGCGCTGCCTTGTGCCGTCTGTGAATGCGACCTTTCGGGGACAATCCTGTTTGCGAATACCACTTTTGCAGAGTTGCATGGGTATCCGCAGGTCGAACTCACAGGCAGGTATTATGCTGACCTTGTTGCCGATGAACGGGATCGTGCTGCTTGCCGTGCGGCGTTGGAGCAACTGGGTGCTGGAAAAATATCGTCTCACACTCAGGAATTGGTTCACTGCCGACAGGACGGCAAACGGGTGTCGGTAGAGGTCAAATGGCAGTGCCAGCGGGATGCTTCAGACGCGGTTACCGGGCTGCTGGCTGTTGTAAATGAAGTCAGCAAGACTGTCACAGGGGGGGAACAGGAAATCGATCTGGCCGGACAGTACTTTCGGCTGGTGCGGGAGATGATCCTGGTGATCGATGCAGAGCAGAAGATCACGCTGATCAATCCGCATGGCTGTCGATTGCTGGAGGCGGAAGAGTCAGTGATTCTGGGGATGAACTGGTTCGATCATTTTCTACCCGTCAGTAATCGCGAGGAAGTACGAACCCTCTTCGACCAGTTAATGCATGGGGAAAACAGGCCTGTTGAATTCTTTGAGAATGACATCCAGACTGCGACGGGCAAGGTGAAGCGTGTTGCCTGGCACAATTCCATTTTGCGGGATGACACAGATAACATAATCGGTGTGCTTAGTGTGGGCATCGACATCACCGAGCGACTGGAAGACCAGCAGGCGCTGCGTGAAAGCAGGCAGATCTTTCAGCAGATATCTGAGCATGTGAATGAGCTGCTCTGGGTGAGCTCTGCTGATTTACAAAAAGTGTATTATGTCAGCCCGAAATATGAGGATTTCTGGGGACAGCCCTGTCAGAGTATCTACGACGATCCCCATCTCTGGATGGAACGGATTCATCCCGATGATCGAGAGCGGTTACTGCAGAGCATGAACCGAAAAATTCAGGGTGACTTTTCCGAAACGGAATTTCCCCAGTTCCGGGTCGTGCATCCTGATGGAAGCTTCCGCTGGCTGGAAGCCCGTTCGTTTCCCGTCTACAACGAACAGCAGGAAGTGACCCGTATGGTCGGGATCATTGAGGATATCACTCAGCGGAAACAGGATGAGGATGCGATTCTCAGAGAAAATGAAGAACTGGAAGCTCGTGTCCGACGCCGAACAGCAGAACTGGCACGCAAGACGGCTCAGTTGAAGGCACTCTTTCAGGGGCTGCCCGACCTGGTGCTGGTTGTCGATCGTCGAGGCGAGATAATTAACTTCAATAACAGACATCCGGAGTATGTGTTATCCGACGGTGATCTCACCTCAGGTAACAAACTCTGGGACTTGCTTCCAGAAGAAATCCGATTGCCGTTTACGGAAGCGATTCAACGGGTGCATATCGACAGGAGACGAGAGTCGTTTGATTATCCGCTGATAATAAAGGGGCAGCAGCGCTGGTGTCGAGCCCGCGTACAGCCTTATCTGCAGGATGAGATTCTGATCATTGTTGAAGATATCAGTGAGCAGAAATTTGCAGAAATCGAACTCAATCGAACGCACGAAAAGCTATCTGAGGCGCAACGCCAGGCGCACATCGGCAGCTGGGAATGGAATTTGATCGATGATACTTTATGGTGGTCGGACGAGGTCTTTAGGATTTTTGGAGTGAACCCGGATAGTTTTGCTCTGACCTATCCAGCCTTTCTGGCAACCGTCCATCCTGAGGATCGTGCGTTGATAGACCGCAGTGTAGCACAAACTTTGGAATACGATTTACCCTGCAGTATCGAACATCGTATCATTCTTCCCGATGGTGCTATACGTTATGTGCATGAGCGGGGATTTCTGAAACGGAATGCAGCTGGCGAGGTTGTAAGTATGCACGGAAGTGCGCAAGACGTTACGGAACGCTATGAGACCGCCCATAAAACACAAGAATACCGTGATAGTCTGGCACATGCATCGAGATTGGCTGTCATGGGAGAACTGACAGCAGGCATTTCACATGAATTGAATCAACCTCTTACCGCGATTGCGAATTACAGTTCGGCCATGAAAACACGGATTGAGCAGGGGCAGGATGTTTCGGATCTGGTGCAACGGATCGAAGCTCTCTCCCACCGATCAGGGGATATTGTCCGCAGGTTGAAATCGATGGCCGAAAAGCGGCCGCAGGAACTGATGCGGTTTAACATTCTGGACAGTATCCGCAGTACGCTGCAGTTGATCGAATATGAATTGCGTCAGAAACAGATCGATGTGCAACTGGTGAGCGAATCCCGGATGTCGGTGGTTTATGCGGACCGGGTGCAGATTGAGCAGGTACTTTCGAACCTGTTTCTGAATGCGATGGACGCGATGTCCGAGATACCTGTATCACGCAAGTTGACGATTGAAGTTGCGCCGGCTGGCGAATTCATGGTGCGGGTTACTGTTTCTGATACCGGTCCCGGAGTGCCTGACGAGTTCGTCGGGCAGCTGTTTACGCCGTTTACGACCACTAAAGAGGGGGGGCTGGGAATCGGTCTGTCGCTCAGTCGCTCGCTGGTGGAGGCTTCGGGGGGCAAAATCTGTTTCAGCTCGAAGTCGGACAGCGGTGCCTCGTTCGATGTGTTTTTGCCCTGTCGTAAGATGGATGAGTGA
- a CDS encoding alpha/beta fold hydrolase translates to MKKTLILLPGLGSTEVTWQHQLEHLGDTLEVQSITMDQAQNRSELVETFLNQAPDQFYLAGHSFGGWLAQAVAAAAPKRVLKLMLCNTFTRHNPDHIGLLALFQENIQRGLLDESLDANLKDIIHPDRLEDEQLVVPLQAMLKGFSPDGYQNQVQAMIDDYATEPLLPDITCPTLVTAARQDLVFPLQELQYLADQLTDARFTIVEDSGHMSPMERPQAITALMRLWFAA, encoded by the coding sequence ATGAAAAAAACATTGATCCTGCTTCCCGGACTGGGGAGTACCGAAGTAACCTGGCAGCATCAACTGGAACATCTGGGAGATACGCTTGAGGTGCAGTCCATCACCATGGACCAGGCCCAGAATCGCAGTGAGCTGGTCGAGACTTTTCTCAATCAGGCTCCAGACCAGTTTTATCTGGCTGGTCATTCTTTCGGCGGCTGGCTGGCTCAGGCGGTCGCAGCAGCCGCACCGAAGCGGGTACTGAAACTGATGCTGTGCAACACCTTCACGCGGCACAATCCGGATCACATCGGCCTGCTCGCACTGTTTCAGGAAAACATTCAGCGCGGCCTGCTCGACGAATCGCTGGACGCCAACCTGAAAGACATTATTCATCCCGACCGGCTGGAAGACGAACAACTCGTCGTTCCCTTGCAGGCGATGCTCAAAGGGTTCTCCCCCGACGGTTACCAAAATCAGGTGCAGGCTATGATTGATGACTACGCCACCGAACCGCTGCTGCCTGACATCACCTGCCCCACACTGGTCACCGCCGCCCGCCAGGACCTCGTCTTCCCATTACAGGAACTCCAGTACCTCGCCGACCAGCTTACGGACGCCCGATTCACCATCGTCGAAGACTCCGGCCACATGTCCCCCATGGAACGCCCCCAGGCTATCACCGCCCTGATGCGACTCTGGTTTGCTGCCTGA
- a CDS encoding PA0069 family radical SAM protein — MRHGSHINPPNRFESKYAEPDLEQLEWDDEYLSRPRRIEYLDDQSKSIVTENDSPDLNFRFSVNPYRGCAHGCSYCYARPFHEYLGYNAGLDFETKIMVKRDAPKLFRDFLSRSEWQPELIAFSGITDCYQPAEREFQLTRQCLEVASEANQPVGIVTKNALVVRDLDILQSMAQRSLVNVSLSITTLDPELAREMEPRTSIPAARLRAIRELSAAGVPTKVMVSPIIAGLNDHEIPAILQAAKGAGASSASYIMLRLPLTVEPVFLEWLERTQPTRKERVISRIRQTRDGKLNSAEFGTRIRGTGEISEQIGNLFQVFARKHGLDERLPALDFTQFRPPTTGKGQQWLF, encoded by the coding sequence ATGCGGCACGGTTCTCACATCAATCCCCCCAACCGGTTTGAGTCGAAGTACGCCGAACCGGATCTGGAACAGCTGGAATGGGATGACGAATATCTCTCCCGGCCCCGGAGGATTGAATACCTGGACGATCAGTCGAAATCGATCGTAACCGAGAACGATTCGCCCGATCTCAACTTTCGCTTTAGCGTCAATCCATATCGGGGCTGTGCGCATGGCTGCAGTTACTGTTACGCGCGGCCCTTTCACGAATACCTGGGATACAACGCAGGGCTGGACTTTGAAACGAAGATCATGGTCAAGCGGGATGCGCCGAAGCTGTTTCGCGACTTTCTGAGCCGCAGTGAGTGGCAGCCCGAACTGATTGCTTTTTCCGGCATCACGGACTGTTATCAGCCCGCGGAACGCGAGTTCCAGCTGACGCGACAATGCCTGGAAGTCGCGTCGGAAGCGAATCAGCCGGTGGGAATTGTCACGAAGAATGCGCTCGTGGTGCGCGATCTGGATATTCTGCAATCCATGGCGCAGCGGTCGCTGGTGAATGTCAGCCTGTCGATCACGACGCTCGACCCGGAGTTGGCCCGCGAGATGGAACCTCGTACCAGTATTCCAGCAGCCCGCTTGCGGGCGATTCGCGAGCTCTCGGCGGCGGGAGTGCCGACGAAGGTGATGGTCTCGCCGATTATTGCGGGTTTGAACGATCATGAAATCCCCGCGATTCTGCAGGCGGCGAAAGGGGCGGGAGCAAGCTCGGCCAGTTATATCATGCTCCGCCTGCCACTGACGGTGGAGCCGGTGTTCCTGGAATGGCTGGAGCGGACGCAACCCACGCGGAAGGAGCGGGTCATCAGCCGGATCCGACAGACCCGGGACGGGAAGCTCAACAGCGCCGAGTTCGGCACGCGGATTCGTGGCACCGGTGAGATCTCCGAGCAGATTGGCAATCTGTTTCAGGTCTTCGCGCGCAAGCATGGTCTGGATGAGCGGTTGCCGGCGTTGGACTTTACGCAATTCCGTCCGCCGACCACGGGCAAAGGGCAGCAGTGGCTGTTTTGA
- a CDS encoding WD40/YVTN/BNR-like repeat-containing protein, with product MSARLHVATRKGLFHLKRHSGQWSIGRHDFEGAHVSMSLHDPRNGMTYAALNHGHFGVKLHRSSDQGANWEELTPPAYPEGAVKGADPFTANGEPKPASLNEIWSLETGGRDQPDRLWCGTIPGGLFRSDDAGTSWQLVESLWNAPERMQWFGGGKDDPGIHSICVHPKNSQQVAVAISCGGVWVTQDDGASWNCQTTGMFAEYMPPDQADNPNVQDPHRMVQSPSRPDTCWVQHHNGVFRTTDGIQSWHAIEGIQPSKFGFAVAVHPQRPDTAWFVPAVKDENRVPVGGKFVIARITDGGQTSQVLTKGLPTGKSYDIVYRHALDVDDSGDVLAVGSTTGNLWISEDGGDSWQTISTHLPPIYCVRFAKA from the coding sequence ATGAGCGCTCGACTGCACGTCGCCACACGCAAAGGTCTGTTCCATCTCAAACGACACTCTGGACAATGGTCTATCGGTCGACACGATTTCGAAGGCGCCCACGTCTCCATGTCGTTGCATGATCCCCGTAACGGGATGACCTATGCCGCTTTGAACCACGGACACTTCGGCGTGAAACTGCACCGCAGCAGCGACCAGGGAGCGAACTGGGAAGAACTCACACCTCCCGCTTATCCGGAGGGCGCCGTGAAAGGGGCAGACCCGTTTACCGCCAATGGAGAACCGAAGCCCGCCAGCCTGAATGAAATCTGGTCTCTGGAAACCGGGGGCCGCGATCAGCCCGACCGCCTCTGGTGCGGCACCATTCCCGGCGGACTGTTCCGCTCCGACGATGCCGGCACCAGCTGGCAGCTGGTCGAATCATTGTGGAACGCTCCCGAGCGGATGCAATGGTTCGGCGGCGGCAAAGACGACCCCGGCATTCACTCCATCTGCGTGCATCCGAAGAACAGTCAGCAGGTCGCGGTCGCCATCTCCTGTGGCGGCGTCTGGGTGACCCAGGACGACGGCGCCAGCTGGAACTGTCAGACCACCGGCATGTTCGCCGAGTACATGCCCCCCGATCAGGCCGATAATCCCAACGTGCAGGACCCGCACCGCATGGTGCAGTCCCCCTCGCGGCCGGACACTTGCTGGGTCCAGCATCATAACGGCGTGTTTCGCACCACGGACGGCATTCAATCCTGGCACGCCATCGAAGGCATCCAACCTTCGAAGTTCGGTTTCGCCGTCGCCGTCCACCCGCAGCGTCCCGATACTGCCTGGTTCGTTCCCGCGGTCAAAGACGAGAACCGCGTTCCCGTCGGAGGCAAGTTCGTCATCGCCCGCATCACGGACGGCGGCCAGACCTCACAGGTCCTCACCAAAGGCCTGCCGACAGGTAAGAGTTACGACATCGTCTACCGCCACGCCCTGGACGTGGATGACAGCGGCGATGTCCTCGCCGTCGGCAGCACCACCGGCAATCTCTGGATCTCAGAAGACGGCGGCGACTCCTGGCAAACCATCTCGACGCACCTGCCGCCCATCTACTGCGTAAGGTTCGCCAAAGCGTAG
- the clcA gene encoding H(+)/Cl(-) exchange transporter ClcA, with the protein MDVNKVEARLRRHLELKQAMWIYLLALIIGLGVGTLGAAFHYCVEQSIQVYKLIVEFLSGYSLLTVLVAAVVGAVMVALSAVLVRKYAPETAGSGIQEIEGVMGELMMLRWRSVLPVKFIGGVLSMGAGLVLGREGPTIHLGGCIGQIVAERARSDNHTLNTLLAAGATAGLSVAFSAPLGAILFMIEEVRHRFQYSFVALHAVIIASITANLINDQVFGTLPQLPAQLQASLPKMVPPENMLLTFVLTLLLGALIGALGAGFNTVLLKCLHTADRLSAKTMLLIAASVGAVVGALMVSAPDYVGGGEALVKEIFVESPVLGVLMALLVVRAIMTFLSYSMGVPGGIFAPMLALGALLGTSFGSLANQLIPQVELQAAAFAVAAMGALFAATVRAPLTGIVLVAEMTASFQLLPAMIVTCMTASIVAQSLGSRPVYDLLLERTLQRRGLPPETDDTAESA; encoded by the coding sequence ATGGATGTAAACAAGGTGGAAGCCAGGCTGCGCCGGCACCTGGAGCTCAAGCAAGCGATGTGGATTTATCTGCTGGCGCTGATCATTGGACTGGGCGTCGGTACGCTGGGGGCGGCCTTTCATTATTGTGTCGAACAGTCCATCCAGGTCTATAAACTAATCGTGGAATTTCTCTCCGGATATTCGCTGCTGACAGTGCTTGTGGCAGCAGTCGTGGGGGCCGTGATGGTCGCCCTTTCGGCAGTGCTGGTCCGCAAGTATGCACCGGAGACCGCGGGGAGTGGTATCCAGGAAATCGAAGGCGTGATGGGGGAGCTGATGATGCTCCGCTGGCGGAGTGTGTTGCCGGTGAAGTTTATCGGCGGCGTGCTTTCGATGGGCGCGGGACTGGTCCTGGGACGGGAAGGTCCCACGATTCACCTGGGGGGCTGCATCGGTCAGATTGTGGCAGAGCGGGCGCGTTCGGATAATCATACTTTGAATACGCTGCTGGCTGCAGGCGCCACCGCGGGATTAAGCGTGGCTTTCAGCGCGCCGCTGGGGGCGATCCTGTTTATGATCGAAGAGGTGCGTCACCGGTTTCAGTACAGCTTCGTGGCGCTGCATGCGGTGATCATTGCGAGTATTACTGCGAACCTGATAAACGACCAGGTGTTTGGTACCCTGCCCCAGTTACCGGCGCAGCTGCAGGCTTCGCTGCCTAAAATGGTGCCGCCGGAAAATATGCTGCTCACCTTTGTATTGACCCTGTTGCTGGGCGCGCTGATTGGTGCGCTGGGAGCGGGCTTCAATACGGTGCTGCTGAAATGTCTGCACACCGCCGATCGTTTGAGTGCCAAGACAATGCTGTTGATCGCGGCTTCCGTGGGTGCGGTTGTGGGGGCCCTGATGGTCAGCGCACCGGATTATGTTGGCGGAGGTGAAGCGCTGGTGAAAGAGATCTTTGTCGAATCGCCTGTGCTCGGCGTGCTGATGGCACTGCTGGTGGTGCGGGCGATAATGACCTTTCTGAGTTATTCCATGGGTGTACCCGGGGGGATCTTCGCTCCCATGCTGGCGCTGGGGGCACTTTTGGGAACGAGTTTCGGCTCACTGGCGAATCAACTGATTCCCCAGGTCGAATTGCAGGCGGCTGCGTTTGCGGTCGCTGCGATGGGGGCTTTGTTTGCTGCGACCGTACGGGCACCGCTGACGGGAATCGTACTGGTTGCCGAAATGACTGCCAGCTTCCAGTTACTGCCGGCGATGATTGTCACCTGCATGACGGCCAGTATTGTTGCGCAGTCCCTGGGAAGTCGTCCTGTGTATGACCTGCTGCTGGAACGGACGCTCCAGCGCCGCGGGTTACCACCTGAGACAGATGATACAGCAGAGTCCGCTTGA
- a CDS encoding leucine-rich repeat domain-containing protein, with translation MYQTDFSDQGMEALKSFDSLEELALGQTQVSDEGLVHLQGLSKLKYLGLSSSNITDAGLTHLQGLTNLIQLNLADNQITGPGLVYLQGMKELRTLNLENTEVTGPDLVLLRELTSLESLNLSGTKVTDDDLFYLRELTNLNRLYLDDTQITGAGLNHLKGMQALSWLNLKGTQITGPGLDDLQNLGLLEFLNLSETKITDDGLKYLQGLSQLRQLEIQNTRVSNQGLTHLKGLKNLVQLEHAGTEITKLGFNQLQQSIPGLY, from the coding sequence TTGTACCAGACGGATTTCAGTGATCAGGGAATGGAAGCTCTCAAGTCGTTTGATTCGCTGGAAGAACTTGCTCTTGGTCAGACCCAGGTTAGTGATGAAGGTCTGGTCCATTTACAGGGGCTTAGCAAACTGAAATACCTTGGTCTTTCCAGTTCCAACATTACAGATGCTGGCTTAACCCATCTGCAAGGATTAACAAACTTGATTCAGCTCAATCTGGCCGACAACCAGATTACTGGCCCCGGTCTGGTTTATCTGCAGGGAATGAAAGAGTTACGCACTCTCAATTTGGAGAATACAGAGGTCACAGGTCCTGATCTGGTTCTTCTACGGGAACTTACAAGTCTGGAAAGTCTCAATCTTTCTGGAACAAAAGTGACTGATGACGACTTATTCTATTTGCGAGAACTAACGAATTTGAACAGACTCTACCTGGACGACACCCAGATCACTGGTGCCGGCCTGAATCATCTGAAAGGAATGCAAGCGCTTTCCTGGCTTAACCTAAAAGGGACGCAGATCACAGGTCCTGGTCTGGATGATCTACAGAATCTTGGACTACTGGAATTCCTCAATCTTTCTGAAACAAAAATTACTGATGACGGCCTGAAATATCTGCAGGGACTTTCACAACTCAGACAGCTCGAAATTCAGAATACCCGGGTCAGTAATCAGGGATTGACACACCTCAAAGGACTGAAAAATCTGGTGCAATTAGAGCATGCAGGGACAGAGATCACTAAACTTGGTTTCAATCAACTTCAACAATCGATTCCGGGATTGTATTGA
- a CDS encoding leucine-rich repeat domain-containing protein: MTQPELNQKRVSRLRWVWRGIGLVVVAGLVLFVVPGIQHSRAIQQLKSNPEIVIESEPNWVLGQLPSTWQNWIQGHVSREVWDSLQRPFEIDCRQQALSDADLAAIGRLTNMKFIDLSDATFSEKGFSQLAGLHKLRALVLNGSSINDAGLLHLEGFAELETLVLGNTAISDRGLQHIKNLRRLEFLDLHETAISDAGLINLKRLDNLQRITLFWTQVSDQGLIHLAGLKQLTGLYLTGTQVTDAGLAHLRELTNLSELGLNETRITDAGLRHLAGLKALRILDLSQTQISDAGLQELDALTKLEFLFLGGTQAGNVGLEIISKFPQLQILVLSETPVTDDDLVQLETLKNLTRLNLNQTGITDAGLVHLEGLTRLSSLYTENTRVTPTALARLRKKLPELSD; the protein is encoded by the coding sequence ATGACCCAACCCGAACTCAATCAGAAGCGTGTGAGTCGCCTGCGGTGGGTCTGGCGGGGGATCGGGCTGGTGGTTGTGGCGGGTCTGGTGCTGTTTGTCGTGCCTGGAATCCAGCACAGCCGGGCAATTCAACAATTGAAATCGAATCCGGAGATTGTGATCGAATCGGAGCCGAACTGGGTATTGGGCCAGTTGCCTTCTACCTGGCAGAACTGGATTCAGGGGCATGTGAGTCGAGAGGTCTGGGATTCATTGCAGCGGCCCTTCGAAATCGACTGCCGTCAACAGGCACTCAGCGACGCCGACCTGGCTGCCATCGGTCGCTTGACGAATATGAAATTTATCGATTTGAGTGACGCTACGTTCTCTGAGAAGGGTTTTTCTCAACTGGCGGGCCTGCACAAACTGAGAGCACTGGTCCTGAACGGATCGAGTATCAATGATGCGGGACTGTTGCATCTCGAAGGGTTCGCAGAGTTGGAGACTCTCGTGCTGGGGAATACCGCGATCAGTGATCGTGGTCTGCAGCATATTAAGAACCTGCGCCGACTGGAGTTTCTGGATTTACATGAGACCGCGATCAGTGATGCCGGCCTGATTAATCTGAAGCGGCTTGACAACCTGCAGCGCATTACACTCTTTTGGACTCAAGTCAGCGATCAAGGGTTGATCCATCTTGCGGGTCTGAAGCAACTGACGGGGCTCTATCTGACGGGCACTCAAGTGACGGATGCAGGACTGGCCCATCTGCGAGAGTTAACCAATCTGTCTGAGCTTGGCCTGAACGAGACCCGAATCACAGATGCAGGCCTGAGACATCTGGCCGGTCTGAAGGCACTGCGAATCCTGGATCTTAGTCAGACGCAGATCAGTGATGCAGGGCTGCAGGAACTGGATGCGCTCACAAAGCTGGAATTTCTTTTCCTGGGGGGAACACAGGCCGGGAATGTAGGGTTAGAAATTATCTCGAAGTTTCCTCAGTTGCAGATCCTGGTATTGTCTGAGACGCCGGTGACTGATGACGACCTGGTTCAATTAGAGACTCTCAAGAATCTCACGCGGCTCAATCTGAATCAGACCGGGATCACGGATGCAGGTCTGGTGCACCTGGAGGGCCTGACCAGACTGAGTTCACTTTATACGGAGAACACTCGAGTCACCCCCACGGCCCTGGCCCGGTTGCGTAAGAAATTGCCGGAACTTTCTGATTGA
- a CDS encoding trypsin-like serine peptidase, giving the protein MTVQKSIKLPAPDRKKFKKGREALSVEGLEKTAGQFDNKVPIAWFQRGTQVSRAVARIITPSGLGTGWIINGGFVITNNHVISNAHTAEDSRVQFQYEDDINGNPLVPRAFDIEEMLVTNAALDYTILKLAGNAEQDYGFFDISQATPPQPGDMNTHFPVVIQHPGGRKKEFSGFENELAKLNETLVWYTSDTEPGSSGSPVLGGVDFSPFALHHAGGPQFINGETKILNEGILLSAIVHDLVTNHSDVAAEMGLQSHEALLDDAAVLWLNRGRVASYVKAVLAGDEEVSEVELQRMNNAFQCPGGTPGFYDDILTLQKSFSNLSATCDQEVVPVLVAAAGVAAGAAAAHWGHVTSKENMAAAGPNALTTTDFTLSMEGFRISGGGTVFTPVGRGDFGVGLSVEGFSFNGSGGVGLATPVGTVSGGIKVHVENANCIESLYRGVHGLFDVTDPDQQRYFTTIQPETEALPVLAGVFIAGVAAGASAYKAGK; this is encoded by the coding sequence ATGACAGTTCAAAAAAGTATCAAGCTACCAGCTCCCGATCGCAAGAAATTCAAAAAAGGTAGAGAAGCCCTCAGCGTGGAAGGGCTGGAAAAAACCGCCGGACAGTTTGATAACAAAGTGCCCATCGCCTGGTTCCAGCGAGGAACCCAGGTCAGCCGAGCCGTTGCCCGCATCATTACTCCCTCCGGGCTGGGAACCGGCTGGATCATCAATGGCGGTTTTGTGATCACCAACAATCACGTCATCTCCAATGCACACACCGCCGAAGATTCACGGGTGCAATTTCAGTATGAAGATGACATCAATGGAAACCCGCTCGTCCCCCGCGCATTTGACATCGAAGAAATGCTGGTCACCAACGCTGCCCTCGATTATACAATTCTGAAACTGGCTGGAAACGCCGAGCAGGATTATGGCTTTTTCGATATCTCCCAGGCCACACCACCCCAACCGGGTGACATGAACACGCACTTCCCGGTCGTCATCCAGCATCCTGGCGGGCGAAAAAAAGAGTTCAGCGGCTTCGAAAATGAACTTGCCAAACTGAATGAAACTCTGGTCTGGTATACCAGTGATACCGAACCCGGTTCATCCGGTTCTCCGGTTCTGGGAGGAGTCGACTTCAGCCCGTTCGCCCTGCATCACGCAGGTGGCCCCCAGTTTATCAATGGGGAAACAAAGATCCTCAATGAAGGCATTCTGCTCTCTGCGATTGTGCATGACCTCGTCACAAATCATTCCGATGTCGCGGCTGAAATGGGACTGCAGAGCCATGAAGCCTTGCTGGATGACGCAGCCGTACTCTGGCTCAACCGGGGACGCGTCGCCAGTTATGTCAAAGCGGTCCTGGCTGGAGACGAAGAAGTCAGCGAAGTCGAATTGCAACGCATGAATAATGCATTTCAATGTCCAGGGGGCACACCCGGGTTCTATGATGACATCCTGACGCTGCAGAAATCATTCTCGAACCTCAGTGCCACTTGTGACCAGGAAGTCGTACCCGTGCTCGTCGCTGCCGCTGGGGTTGCCGCCGGTGCAGCAGCCGCTCACTGGGGTCACGTGACGAGTAAAGAAAACATGGCCGCCGCCGGCCCGAACGCTCTCACGACAACAGACTTCACACTCAGCATGGAAGGCTTCCGTATCAGCGGAGGAGGCACCGTCTTTACTCCGGTTGGCAGAGGAGATTTCGGCGTCGGACTTTCTGTGGAAGGATTCAGCTTTAATGGTAGCGGAGGCGTCGGTCTCGCCACACCGGTCGGCACTGTTTCGGGTGGCATTAAAGTACACGTTGAGAATGCCAACTGTATCGAATCGTTATATCGAGGCGTGCACGGTCTGTTCGATGTCACTGACCCCGACCAGCAGCGATATTTCACTACCATCCAGCCGGAAACAGAAGCCCTGCCGGTTCTCGCAGGTGTCTTCATCGCCGGTGTCGCCGCAGGTGCCAGCGCCTATAAGGCCGGCAAATAA